A region of Polyangiaceae bacterium DNA encodes the following proteins:
- the mnmA gene encoding tRNA 2-thiouridine(34) synthase MnmA has product MSGGVDSSVAAARLVAAGLDVVGVTLHLWDYPDDGSVRGRCCAPEDIHDARRVADVLGIPHYAFDRRAEFEREIVTPFVESYLGGETPSPCVRCNRGVKMKELFHLAAELGAERVATGHYARIVREAGAPRLCRARDASKDQSYFLHMLGRPELERLDFPLGDCAKHEVRAEAERLGLPGAGKGESQELCFVPTGRYDELVNARAKDRLRPGPIVDSEGRVVGQHDGIHRFTRGQRKNLGVALGQRAFVVDIDADSAAVRLGSREELQSELAELDELSLAEGVGLPLRAGVAVRYRGEPHAAEIRRTPRGEVEVAFEVPVQAVVPGQFAVFYDGERVLGGGRIKKSARRGSA; this is encoded by the coding sequence ATGAGCGGAGGGGTCGACTCTTCCGTGGCGGCGGCCCGTCTGGTCGCCGCCGGTCTGGACGTGGTTGGCGTCACGCTGCACCTCTGGGACTACCCCGACGACGGTAGCGTGCGCGGCCGCTGCTGCGCGCCGGAGGACATCCACGACGCGCGGCGGGTCGCGGACGTCCTGGGCATTCCGCACTACGCCTTCGACCGGCGCGCCGAGTTCGAGCGAGAGATCGTCACGCCCTTCGTCGAGAGCTACCTCGGCGGCGAGACCCCGAGCCCTTGCGTGCGCTGTAACCGCGGCGTGAAGATGAAGGAGTTGTTCCACCTCGCCGCCGAGCTCGGGGCGGAGCGCGTGGCCACGGGCCACTACGCGCGGATCGTTCGAGAAGCCGGAGCACCTCGCCTCTGCCGCGCCCGCGACGCGTCCAAGGACCAGAGCTACTTCTTGCACATGCTCGGGAGACCCGAGCTCGAGCGGCTCGACTTCCCGCTCGGGGACTGTGCGAAGCACGAGGTGAGAGCCGAAGCCGAGCGCCTGGGGCTCCCCGGCGCCGGCAAGGGCGAGAGCCAAGAGCTGTGCTTCGTTCCCACGGGCCGCTACGATGAGCTGGTGAACGCCCGCGCCAAGGATCGACTGCGGCCCGGCCCCATCGTGGACTCCGAGGGGCGGGTGGTAGGCCAGCACGACGGCATCCACCGCTTCACCCGCGGGCAGCGCAAGAACTTGGGCGTCGCGCTGGGACAGCGCGCGTTCGTGGTGGACATCGACGCGGACTCGGCGGCCGTCCGCCTGGGCTCGCGAGAGGAGCTGCAGAGTGAGCTCGCCGAGCTCGACGAGCTGTCGCTCGCCGAGGGCGTCGGCCTGCCGCTGCGGGCCGGGGTCGCGGTGCGCTATCGCGGCGAGCCCCACGCCGCGGAGATCCGGCGGACCCCCCGAGGTGAAGTCGAGGTGGCCTTCGAGGTGCCGGTGCAGGCAGTGGTGCCGGGCCAGTTCGCCGTGTTCTACGACGGAGAGCGCGTGCTCGGCGGCGGGAGGATCAAGAAGAGCGCGCGACGGGGGTCGGCATGA
- a CDS encoding sigma-70 family RNA polymerase sigma factor, whose product MAKKDDPPEVLARFQAELELVEIVARQVAKSVGPHAELGDLMSFGREGLLDAARRFDPERGVPFRSYANFRVKGAIVDGVRDMARLPRRIHARLQGLAAGSRYSEGALEDLAAPPPPGSSAADADLALSDHLAGMATAIAMGLVASTAHGEEGEAVGIDRGLDPEEAAAQNELSALVRETIAGLPQEEAELVRRHYLEGERFDHVARDLGLSKSWASRLHTRAMSRLTKRLRGL is encoded by the coding sequence GTGGCCAAGAAGGACGATCCGCCAGAGGTCCTCGCGCGTTTCCAGGCCGAGCTCGAGCTGGTCGAGATCGTGGCGAGGCAAGTCGCCAAGAGCGTCGGTCCACACGCCGAGCTCGGCGACCTGATGAGCTTCGGCCGCGAGGGTCTGCTCGACGCAGCGCGCCGCTTCGATCCCGAGCGCGGGGTACCCTTCCGCTCCTACGCCAACTTCCGCGTGAAGGGCGCCATCGTGGACGGCGTGCGCGACATGGCGCGTCTGCCGCGGCGGATCCACGCGCGCTTGCAGGGGCTGGCGGCCGGGTCCCGCTACAGCGAGGGGGCGCTCGAGGACCTGGCAGCTCCGCCTCCACCCGGCTCCAGCGCGGCGGACGCCGACCTGGCGCTCTCCGATCACCTGGCGGGCATGGCCACCGCCATCGCCATGGGGCTGGTCGCCAGCACCGCCCACGGCGAAGAGGGCGAGGCCGTGGGCATCGACCGCGGCCTGGACCCGGAGGAGGCGGCGGCGCAGAACGAGCTCTCGGCCCTGGTGCGGGAGACCATCGCCGGGCTACCCCAGGAGGAGGCGGAGCTGGTCCGCCGCCACTACCTCGAGGGCGAGCGATTCGATCACGTGGCGCGGGACCTGGGCCTGAGCAAGAGCTGGGCGAGCCGCTTGCACACGCGCGCGATGAGCCGCCTCACCAAACGCCTGCGCGGGCTCTGA
- a CDS encoding CPBP family intramembrane metalloprotease, producing MLRWGHFALAYAFLGALSAVVAVVLRAGSPFSHPEPLLSLAEPARHTYSVMMGLTVGALIVMSTRLSVARFEWARRLHRELRPVARVMSTQGIVALALLSALGEELLFRGLLQPWIGILLQAVLFGFLHQVRGPSRFVWMAWATAVGLLLGSIFQITGSLLGPIAAHALVNGLNLAYLKSHDPTPARRALGGLLG from the coding sequence GTGTTGCGTTGGGGCCATTTCGCGCTCGCCTACGCCTTCCTCGGAGCGCTCTCCGCGGTGGTGGCGGTCGTGCTGCGTGCCGGCTCTCCGTTCTCGCACCCCGAGCCGCTGCTCTCGCTGGCCGAGCCCGCCCGCCACACCTACAGCGTGATGATGGGGCTCACGGTGGGCGCGCTGATCGTCATGTCCACGCGGCTCAGCGTGGCCCGCTTCGAGTGGGCGCGCCGCTTGCACCGGGAGCTGCGTCCGGTCGCGCGCGTGATGAGCACGCAGGGCATCGTCGCGCTCGCGCTGCTCAGCGCGCTGGGCGAAGAGCTGCTGTTCCGTGGGCTGCTCCAGCCTTGGATCGGTATCTTGCTCCAGGCCGTGCTGTTCGGCTTCCTGCACCAGGTGCGCGGGCCCAGCCGCTTCGTCTGGATGGCCTGGGCCACCGCGGTCGGGCTCTTGCTCGGCTCAATCTTCCAGATCACCGGCTCGCTGCTCGGTCCCATCGCCGCTCACGCCCTGGTGAACGGCCTGAACCTGGCCTACCTGAAGAGCCACGACCCGACGCCCGCGCGCCGCGCGCTCGGCGGGCTCCTGGGCTGA
- a CDS encoding RNA methyltransferase produces MRVECPHAERCTGCPLIGLDYAAQLEKKLATLRSALARFPALARLPVGAMVAADPVSGYRVRAKLVVGAGGAIGLYAAEGHEVLDLPECRVLTPEVAAEVAALRELCRNPPAGAGKLLVPRADGGVLSGVDVREARAGGVRLLVTLIVEGGRAGTDAEAAVAARAIMEREPKVAGVALSVRGSGPRLLGGAPRTVAGASELPDEIDGVAHRATPGAFVQTHRGQAARLHQAIRAALGSALGSLAGRRVYDVYGGSGAIGLMLARAGAEVTLVESFAPAARAARGAGLAVIADDAELVRAEGRVDAVVVNPPRRGLGPRARAAVASAKPKAVAYVSCAPDTLARDLDAFLVLGFSPRLLSPFDMIPLSEQVETLALLEPGPRPSPRVLFENGDLIVIDKPPHEPTTPQGEHPFSLLERVRRLPGAERAVPLHRLDLETSGVIVFARDGESAARWQPAFTGEGTQKRYLALVRGVTRAKGAVNRDLLEAGRARAAHTRYRRVEVAGGHSLVFVEPREGRKHQIRRHMAGLGHPVIGDARHGHGPTNRHFEEKHGLDRQLLHLERLELGQPTGGPPIQVSSPLPGDFIAVLQRLGFRNARAGEIGD; encoded by the coding sequence ATGCGCGTCGAGTGCCCGCACGCGGAGCGCTGCACGGGCTGCCCACTGATTGGCCTGGACTACGCAGCGCAGCTGGAGAAGAAGCTCGCCACCCTGCGCTCCGCGCTCGCGCGCTTTCCCGCGCTGGCTCGCCTGCCCGTGGGGGCGATGGTGGCAGCCGATCCGGTCAGCGGGTACCGCGTGCGCGCCAAGCTGGTCGTCGGCGCTGGCGGGGCCATCGGGCTCTACGCCGCCGAGGGCCACGAGGTCCTCGACTTGCCGGAGTGTCGCGTGCTCACGCCGGAGGTCGCGGCCGAGGTCGCCGCGCTCCGGGAGCTCTGCCGAAACCCACCCGCTGGCGCCGGCAAGCTGCTGGTGCCGCGCGCCGACGGCGGCGTGCTCTCGGGCGTGGACGTCCGCGAGGCCCGGGCCGGCGGCGTGCGCCTGCTGGTCACGTTGATCGTCGAGGGCGGCCGGGCCGGCACCGACGCCGAGGCGGCCGTCGCCGCCAGGGCCATCATGGAGCGCGAGCCGAAAGTGGCGGGCGTCGCGCTCAGCGTGCGCGGGTCGGGCCCGCGCCTCTTGGGCGGGGCGCCGCGCACGGTCGCCGGAGCCAGCGAGCTGCCCGACGAGATCGACGGCGTGGCACATCGAGCCACCCCCGGCGCGTTCGTGCAGACCCATCGCGGGCAGGCGGCGCGCTTGCACCAAGCCATTCGCGCGGCGCTGGGATCGGCGTTGGGCTCGCTCGCCGGGCGCCGAGTCTACGACGTGTATGGTGGCTCCGGCGCCATCGGACTGATGCTGGCGCGGGCCGGCGCAGAGGTCACGTTGGTGGAGTCGTTCGCGCCCGCCGCGCGCGCCGCGCGCGGCGCCGGCCTCGCGGTGATCGCCGACGACGCGGAGCTCGTGCGCGCCGAGGGGCGAGTCGACGCCGTGGTGGTCAACCCGCCGCGGCGCGGGCTCGGGCCGCGCGCGCGTGCCGCGGTGGCTTCGGCGAAGCCAAAAGCGGTCGCCTACGTCTCGTGCGCTCCAGACACGCTGGCGCGGGACCTCGACGCATTCCTGGTGCTCGGATTTTCGCCGCGGTTGCTGAGCCCGTTCGACATGATTCCGCTGTCCGAGCAGGTCGAGACGCTCGCGCTCCTGGAGCCCGGGCCGCGCCCGTCGCCGCGCGTGCTGTTCGAGAACGGCGACCTGATCGTGATCGACAAACCGCCGCACGAGCCGACCACGCCGCAGGGCGAGCACCCCTTCAGCCTGCTCGAGCGCGTGCGGCGGCTGCCGGGCGCGGAGCGAGCCGTGCCGCTGCACCGGCTCGACCTCGAGACCAGCGGTGTGATCGTGTTCGCCAGAGACGGGGAGAGCGCGGCACGCTGGCAGCCCGCCTTCACGGGGGAGGGAACCCAGAAGCGCTACCTGGCTCTGGTGCGGGGCGTCACCCGGGCGAAGGGCGCCGTGAACCGCGATCTGCTCGAGGCCGGGCGCGCTCGCGCGGCACACACCCGCTACCGGCGCGTCGAGGTCGCCGGCGGCCACAGCCTGGTCTTCGTCGAGCCGCGCGAGGGCAGGAAGCACCAGATTCGTCGCCACATGGCGGGGCTGGGGCACCCCGTGATCGGTGACGCTCGCCACGGCCACGGGCCCACGAACCGACACTTCGAGGAGAAACACGGGCTCGACCGCCAGCTCTTGCACCTCGAGCGGCTCGAGCTCGGGCAGCCCACCGGCGGCCCTCCCATCCAGGTTTCGAGCCCACTTCCGGGTGACTTCATTGCAGTCCTGCAACGTCTGGGTTTCCGGAACGCACGGGCGGGAGAAATCGGCGACTAG
- a CDS encoding response regulator: MSQLDLGPLDERPRVLVVDDEKFIRDILADFLGMEGYVVRTAEDGSAAVTELSRASYDIVISDLKMPRMGGLELLKELSHAHPDTIAVIMTGFGTVETAIDAMKRGAYDYILKPFKVEEIIHIVQRGLEKRRLAAENLRLREALSLYKVSEAIAASLSLDEVIATVTDNSLHEVRADVVSTWLDDGEGSFFERSATRAAPLPRDESIGHFKPDAVVSRLKQGGPIVEHDARAAELFAELPSRPVSSVAVVPMKMRERLIGWIGVVSLTSSRRFDEGQRKLLSILASRAAAAIENARLYEDLQATFKQTIKSLARTIDKMDRYTAGHSERVAIYSVALARWLGLSEDQIEVVRHSALMHDIGKVGCVMNLNKPGKLTQEEYEIFKKHPVYGREILDPIKFLEPVIPGVYLHHERWDGRGYPIGLAGDDIPLIARIISVADTYDAMTSDRAYRRALPHEVTVNEITRCSGSQFDPDAAGTFTEKIEVLREEMRDAGEPIPE; encoded by the coding sequence ATGTCACAGCTCGACCTCGGACCGCTCGACGAGAGACCCCGCGTTCTCGTCGTCGATGACGAAAAGTTCATTCGCGACATCCTCGCCGACTTCCTCGGCATGGAAGGCTACGTCGTGCGCACGGCCGAGGACGGCTCCGCGGCGGTGACGGAGCTCTCGCGGGCCAGCTACGACATCGTCATCAGCGACCTGAAGATGCCGCGCATGGGCGGGCTCGAGCTCTTGAAGGAGCTGTCGCACGCTCACCCCGATACCATCGCAGTGATCATGACCGGCTTCGGCACCGTGGAGACGGCCATCGACGCGATGAAGCGTGGTGCCTACGACTACATCCTGAAGCCGTTCAAGGTCGAAGAGATCATCCACATCGTCCAGCGCGGGCTGGAGAAGCGGCGGCTGGCGGCGGAGAACCTCCGGCTGCGTGAGGCGCTGTCGCTGTACAAAGTGAGCGAGGCCATCGCGGCGAGCCTCTCGCTCGACGAGGTCATCGCCACGGTGACCGACAACAGCTTGCACGAGGTACGCGCCGACGTCGTCTCGACCTGGCTCGACGACGGCGAGGGCAGCTTCTTCGAGCGCAGCGCCACCCGCGCCGCGCCCCTGCCGCGCGACGAGTCCATCGGGCACTTCAAGCCGGACGCGGTGGTCTCGCGGCTCAAGCAGGGAGGCCCCATCGTCGAGCACGACGCGCGGGCGGCGGAGCTGTTCGCGGAGCTGCCGAGCCGTCCGGTCTCCAGCGTGGCGGTCGTGCCGATGAAGATGCGCGAGCGGCTAATCGGCTGGATCGGCGTGGTGTCGCTGACCTCGAGCCGGCGCTTCGACGAAGGCCAGCGCAAGCTGCTCAGCATCCTGGCCTCGCGCGCCGCGGCGGCCATCGAGAACGCGCGCCTCTACGAGGACCTGCAGGCGACGTTCAAGCAGACCATCAAGAGCCTGGCCCGCACCATCGACAAGATGGATCGCTACACTGCCGGCCACTCCGAGCGCGTGGCCATCTACTCGGTGGCGCTGGCTCGCTGGCTGGGGCTGTCCGAAGACCAGATCGAGGTGGTTCGCCACTCCGCCTTGATGCACGACATCGGCAAGGTCGGCTGCGTGATGAACCTGAACAAGCCGGGCAAGCTCACGCAGGAAGAGTACGAGATCTTCAAGAAGCACCCGGTCTACGGCCGCGAGATCCTCGACCCGATCAAGTTCTTGGAACCGGTCATCCCGGGCGTTTACCTGCACCACGAGCGCTGGGACGGTCGGGGCTACCCCATCGGCCTGGCCGGCGACGACATCCCGCTGATCGCGCGCATCATCTCCGTCGCCGACACCTACGACGCCATGACCAGCGATCGCGCCTACCGCCGGGCGTTGCCGCACGAGGTCACCGTCAACGAGATCACGCGCTGCTCCGGATCGCAGTTCGACCCGGACGCGGCCGGCACGTTCACCGAGAAGATCGAGGTGTTGCGCGAAGAGATGCGCGACGCCGGCGAGCCGATCCCGGAGTGA
- a CDS encoding DUF2062 domain-containing protein, whose protein sequence is MKWARLWRRLRGGRLTRRRAAGSVAAGLFIGSLPLFGLHFPLCVAVCVPLSLDLVTAYVAANISNPFFAPFLIAAEVQVGALILEGHFVPFSIEQARATGVSGFVAQAAVGSLATGTVLALLGAAAAALVVRRDPPARDARVDDAIDRTVMRYARAPRGDRAYVAAKLASDPVVRQVAGLGGAFGEVLDVATGRGQLALFLVELGAASSFRGFDWDERKVELLRHAAGGAGEASVGDVTSAELGAADTVLLVDVLHYLPGEAQRALLRRAAAALRPGGRLLVRELDPNRGLASRVALWAERLGTRAGVNRGAILTLIEPATLHGELESLGLSPTLVAHPDGKSSPNYLMVAERPAESSASPARSSKLATSASSTSASASMAARASTATSGCSPVSSATLVTP, encoded by the coding sequence ATGAAGTGGGCGCGGCTCTGGCGCCGCCTGCGCGGCGGACGCCTCACGCGGAGGCGAGCTGCCGGCTCGGTGGCGGCGGGGTTGTTCATCGGCTCGCTCCCGCTGTTTGGCCTGCATTTTCCGCTGTGCGTGGCGGTGTGCGTGCCGCTCTCGCTCGACCTGGTGACCGCGTACGTCGCCGCGAACATCTCCAACCCGTTCTTCGCGCCGTTCCTGATCGCCGCGGAGGTGCAGGTCGGCGCGCTGATCCTCGAGGGTCACTTCGTGCCGTTCAGCATCGAGCAGGCGCGCGCGACCGGCGTCTCCGGCTTCGTCGCGCAGGCCGCCGTGGGCTCGCTGGCGACGGGGACGGTGCTGGCGCTGCTCGGCGCCGCGGCCGCCGCGCTGGTCGTGCGCCGTGATCCCCCAGCGCGGGACGCTCGAGTGGACGACGCGATCGATCGCACGGTCATGCGTTACGCGCGCGCGCCTCGGGGCGATCGCGCCTACGTGGCCGCCAAGCTCGCCAGCGATCCCGTGGTGCGACAGGTCGCCGGCCTGGGCGGCGCCTTCGGCGAAGTGCTCGACGTGGCGACCGGGCGCGGCCAGCTCGCGCTGTTCTTGGTCGAGCTCGGCGCCGCCAGCAGCTTCAGAGGGTTCGATTGGGACGAGCGCAAGGTCGAGCTCCTGCGGCACGCCGCGGGTGGCGCGGGCGAGGCCTCAGTGGGCGACGTGACGAGCGCGGAGCTGGGTGCCGCCGACACGGTGCTGCTCGTGGACGTGCTCCACTACTTGCCGGGCGAAGCCCAACGCGCGCTGCTCCGCCGCGCGGCCGCGGCGCTCAGACCGGGCGGACGCCTGCTCGTGCGCGAGCTCGATCCGAACCGCGGCCTGGCGAGCCGCGTGGCCCTATGGGCGGAGCGCCTGGGCACGCGGGCCGGGGTGAACCGCGGTGCCATCCTCACGCTGATCGAGCCGGCGACCCTGCACGGCGAGCTGGAGTCGCTGGGACTCTCGCCGACACTGGTGGCGCACCCGGACGGGAAGAGCTCGCCGAACTACCTGATGGTCGCGGAGCGACCGGCCGAGAGCTCCGCGTCCCCGGCTCGGTCCTCGAAGCTCGCCACGTCGGCGTCGAGCACCTCGGCCAGCGCCTCGATGGCCGCGCGGGCCTCGACCGCCACGTCGGGCTGCTCTCCGGTGAGCTCGGCCACGCTGGTCACCCCGTAG
- a CDS encoding tetratricopeptide repeat protein, which produces MDDHLKQLLLLGREHYQNREYDRAEYLLRQVADKADQFADVHHMLGVIVHSRGDFAEAERHFERAVQINPNYTEAQLNLMVTYNDLGKYDEARRLYAQMRSRGQEKGRELDPFAKGKIANMHAELSQAYLDVGMTVDAIRELEKATVLCPTFADLLTRLGVLYRDSGDTARAREKFAAAKEANPKYLQARLLLGVLMLSGGENEAAVSEFEAVVAQDPDNKSAQTYLRIAKNPKKSEAPPAKGD; this is translated from the coding sequence ATGGATGACCACCTGAAGCAGCTCTTGCTGCTCGGCCGCGAGCACTACCAAAACCGCGAGTACGACCGGGCCGAGTACTTGCTCCGACAGGTGGCCGACAAGGCCGACCAGTTCGCGGACGTCCACCACATGCTCGGCGTGATCGTGCACAGCCGCGGCGACTTCGCCGAAGCTGAGCGCCACTTCGAGCGCGCGGTGCAGATCAACCCGAACTACACCGAAGCGCAGCTCAACCTGATGGTCACCTACAACGACCTCGGGAAATACGACGAGGCCCGACGGCTGTACGCGCAGATGCGCAGCCGCGGTCAGGAGAAGGGCAGAGAGCTCGATCCCTTCGCCAAGGGCAAGATCGCCAACATGCACGCCGAGCTGTCGCAGGCATACCTCGATGTCGGCATGACGGTGGACGCCATTCGAGAGCTCGAGAAGGCGACGGTCCTGTGCCCGACCTTCGCGGATCTGCTGACGCGCCTCGGCGTCCTCTACCGTGACAGCGGCGACACTGCGCGCGCCAGGGAGAAGTTCGCTGCAGCCAAGGAGGCGAACCCGAAGTACCTCCAGGCGCGTCTGCTCTTGGGCGTGCTGATGCTCTCCGGCGGCGAGAACGAAGCCGCGGTGTCCGAGTTCGAAGCCGTCGTCGCCCAAGACCCGGACAACAAGAGCGCGCAGACCTACCTACGCATCGCGAAGAACCCCAAGAAGAGCGAGGCCCCGCCCGCCAAGGGCGACTGA
- a CDS encoding M23 family metallopeptidase — translation MSLDDLERGDVVRVVAQEITVLGEFSRYAGIEALEIRRANDKDKPFRLYYHRGQSERGYYDDKGRSPYEGGWRKPVKDAPITSRFNPKRLHPVLKKVMPHTGTDFGAPTGAPVGASSYGTVSFIGPAGPSGNLVKIDHPGGIETGYAHLSRFAEGLKVGDKVKRLQLVGYVGSTGRSTGPHLHFTAKKNGEFFDAETLNLDGMRVIGKDERDAFAKVKQQYDELLDSVALPAPLPTKPAVAAPADSTDPAEGDDEFASGGPEPTGAAPAAAAPTGAPAKTPEPAAPKAGNAVYLTDKDLLKAQGASDDGEVSE, via the coding sequence ATGAGCCTGGACGACCTCGAGCGCGGCGACGTGGTGCGCGTCGTGGCCCAAGAGATAACGGTACTGGGTGAGTTCTCGCGCTACGCCGGCATCGAGGCGCTGGAGATCCGCCGCGCCAACGACAAGGACAAACCCTTCCGCCTCTACTACCACCGGGGGCAAAGCGAGCGCGGCTATTACGACGACAAAGGACGTTCGCCCTACGAGGGCGGCTGGCGCAAGCCGGTGAAAGACGCCCCCATCACCTCGCGCTTCAACCCGAAGCGACTGCACCCGGTGCTGAAGAAGGTGATGCCGCACACCGGCACCGACTTCGGCGCGCCGACGGGTGCTCCCGTCGGCGCCTCGTCGTACGGCACGGTGAGCTTCATTGGCCCGGCGGGTCCGAGCGGGAACCTGGTCAAGATCGACCACCCCGGCGGCATCGAGACGGGGTACGCGCACCTCTCGCGCTTCGCCGAGGGGCTGAAGGTGGGCGACAAGGTCAAGCGCTTGCAGCTCGTCGGCTACGTCGGCTCCACCGGTCGCTCGACCGGGCCGCACCTGCATTTCACGGCGAAGAAGAACGGCGAGTTCTTCGACGCCGAGACGCTGAACCTGGACGGCATGCGCGTCATCGGCAAGGACGAGCGCGACGCCTTCGCGAAGGTGAAGCAGCAATACGACGAGCTTCTCGACTCCGTGGCGCTGCCCGCCCCGCTGCCGACCAAGCCGGCGGTCGCAGCCCCGGCGGACAGCACGGATCCCGCCGAGGGTGACGACGAGTTCGCGAGCGGCGGCCCAGAGCCGACCGGCGCGGCGCCCGCCGCCGCTGCGCCCACGGGGGCCCCGGCCAAGACGCCCGAGCCGGCGGCGCCCAAGGCCGGCAACGCGGTCTACCTGACCGACAAGGACCTGCTGAAGGCCCAGGGCGCCAGCGACGACGGCGAAGTCTCGGAGTGA
- a CDS encoding NADPH:quinone oxidoreductase family protein: MSSLSPGQKVVVSELAETPVEAIERFVSVVAQEAPDPATLASTDVLVEVKSASVGWVDLIMTSGQYQHVPAPPYTPGLEYAGVVVWKGSAVGDRLDLGDRVLADGALTGPRSLGAHQRWGGWAKYAVAPVEALLRIPGKLDFDQGCNLLGNYETAYHCLIARGRLAAGETVLILGASGATGLAAVQIAKLSGATVIATGRSHQKLALVAQHGADHLVVTESDGAGVKPFRHQVKALTGGRGVDVVYDGVGGALSVESLRCTRFGARFLIVGWASTPFVAKGKGGRGAPNVNQLPTNLIIMKGLDVLGCPTVIATLNDPSIRAPRLAKILEWAERGELHPHVSHRFPLARIHDAMRAKWSGEVTGGAVVHPDN; encoded by the coding sequence ATGTCGTCCCTCTCGCCGGGCCAGAAGGTCGTCGTCTCGGAGCTGGCCGAGACGCCAGTGGAGGCCATCGAGCGCTTCGTCAGCGTCGTGGCCCAAGAAGCGCCGGATCCGGCGACGCTCGCGTCGACGGACGTGCTGGTCGAGGTCAAGAGCGCCTCCGTCGGCTGGGTGGACCTGATCATGACCAGCGGGCAGTACCAGCACGTGCCGGCGCCGCCTTACACACCCGGCCTCGAGTACGCCGGCGTCGTGGTCTGGAAGGGCAGCGCAGTGGGCGATCGTCTCGATCTCGGCGACCGAGTGCTCGCCGATGGCGCGCTCACCGGTCCGCGCTCGCTGGGCGCGCACCAGCGCTGGGGCGGCTGGGCCAAGTACGCCGTGGCGCCCGTGGAAGCGCTCCTGCGCATCCCGGGCAAGCTCGACTTCGATCAGGGCTGCAACCTGCTCGGCAACTACGAGACGGCGTATCACTGTCTGATCGCCCGCGGGCGCCTCGCGGCGGGCGAGACGGTGCTGATCCTGGGCGCGTCGGGCGCCACGGGTCTGGCTGCCGTGCAGATCGCCAAGCTGAGCGGCGCGACCGTGATCGCCACCGGACGCTCCCACCAGAAGCTCGCGCTGGTCGCGCAGCACGGCGCCGATCACCTGGTCGTGACGGAGAGCGACGGCGCCGGCGTGAAGCCCTTCAGGCACCAGGTCAAGGCCCTCACCGGAGGCCGCGGCGTGGACGTCGTCTACGACGGCGTGGGCGGCGCGCTCTCCGTCGAGAGCCTGCGCTGCACGCGCTTCGGAGCGCGCTTCCTGATCGTCGGTTGGGCCTCGACGCCGTTCGTCGCCAAGGGCAAGGGCGGACGCGGCGCTCCCAACGTGAACCAGCTGCCCACCAACCTGATCATCATGAAGGGTCTGGACGTGCTCGGCTGCCCGACCGTCATCGCCACGCTGAACGATCCCTCGATCCGCGCGCCGCGCCTGGCGAAGATCCTGGAGTGGGCCGAGCGCGGCGAGCTCCACCCGCACGTGTCGCACCGCTTTCCGCTGGCCCGGATCCACGACGCCATGCGCGCGAAGTGGTCGGGAGAGGTGACCGGCGGGGCGGTGGTGCACCCTGACAACTGA